From the genome of Halobacteriovorax marinus SJ:
TCCAAATGGTGCAAAGTCTTGATAACTGGCCCCATAGCCATGAAGTATAACAATGGCTATCTTAGACTTTCCTTTTTTGACAATGACATCAATATCTTCGATTCTTTCAACTTTCACTTAGGCCTTCTTATATTTTCGTGCTCTCTTTCTATCAGGAAAGCATGTTTGACATAATTCGCACTGAAGACCATCACATTGTCTGGCCGCACAGTACTTTCTTCCAAAGAATATGATTTGTAGATGAAGTTTATTCCATCTATCTTTTGGAAAGCATCTCTTTAAGTCTTTTTCCGTTTCAACAACGTTCTTACCACTTGTAAGTCCCCACTGCTGGGCAAGGCGGTGAATGTGAGTGTCTACTGGAAAGGCTGGAATTCCAAATGACTGGGCCAAGACAACTCCAGCAGTCTTATGACCTACACCTGGAAGTTCTTCTAGGTCTTCGAAGTTATCCGGAACTTCTCCACCATGCTTTTCAATTAGAATTTCACTTAACCTATGAATGGCCTTAGCTTTTCTTGGGGCCAGTCCACAAGGCTTAACAATGGCTTCAATTTCGTCCACAGTTAATTTAACCATATCTTCAGGACACGTTGCTTTTTCAAAAAGTGCAGGCGTCACCTTATTCACTCTCTCATCGGTACATTGAGCCGAGAGCAAGACAGCTATCAATAATGTGAAGGGATTTACATGATCTAAAGGTACAGGAGTCTCCGGAAAGAGCTCCTCTAGTCTCTCATCTATATACGCTGCGCGTTCTTTCTTTGTTTTCATGGGCTAAATTTAACAAATTAAAACTAGATTTTCTAGTCTAAGGAGATCTCCAAGCGACCTAAAAGGCTAGACTTTGAAATTAAATATTGAGTAATTTCATAAAAGAGATCGCTCTCAACTTTCATCACTTGCGAGAGACCCATATAAGTCTCACCTCTAAGTCCACACGGATAAATAGTTCCAAGCACTTTTCTCATTAGGTCATCTTCATATAAATTTAGGGCCAAGCCGTGATAAGTGATAAATTTATGAGAACACAATCCAATAGAGGCCAATTTGGACTCTTCTCTCCAAAGACCTAATAAGTCTTTTTCGCACTCTAGTTTATCAATTTGATAGAGCGACTCCAAAGCAGCTTTCACTTCACGCAGAACTTCATTAAGAAAGTCCATGACTTTCTTCTTATGTCTTTCCAAGCTCAAGATGGGATAGAAGACAAGTTGCCCAGGGTAATGAAATGTTATCCCACCTCCTCTTTTTACGTCGTAGAGAGGAATAGTCATTTCTTTTCTTAAGCTTTCATCAAAATCCACAAGTACTTCATCGGCTTTTGTTCTTCTTTGTAATCCTCTTCCTAGAGTCAAACAGTGGGGATGATTGCAAAAAATGAAAACACGAAGAGACTTATTCTTATAAACTCGCTGTACCATCTCCTCTTGAAAGCGAAGAGCACTTTCATAATTCCAAATATCTTTTATAACAATAAAAGTATTTTCATCTCTTTGATGAATATTACTTAAAGATAAAGAATATGTTGAAAGTTCACTCTCATTAAGAAGCATTAAATTTCATGTCCTTGTTCGCGAAGATGTTTCAGGTAGTCTGCGGCCTTATAGCTGCTTCTCACAAGAGGTCCACTGGCCACAAACTTAAACCCCTTCTCATAGGCGATATTCTTTAACTCTTCAAATTCGGCCGGAGTATAATAGCGCTCAACCGCAAGATGCCTCTGAGTAGGTCTTAAGTATTGACCAAAGGTGATGATGTCACAATTGACCGAGCGAAGATCATCCATACACTCAATCAACTCTTCCATCGTCTCTCCAAGCCCCACCATCAAAGATGTCTTAGTAGAAATATGAGGATAGTTATCTTTATAATATTTTAAACAATTCAAACTCTGTTCATATCCTGCTCTTCTATCTCGAACCACATGAGTGAGTCTTTTTACTGTTTCTACGTTCTGAGCAATAACAAAGGGATTAGATTTCGCCAATGTATCCATATGCTCTTCCACTGCATTAAAATCAGGCACGAGAACTTCAACTAAAGTCTTAGGGTGATTCTCTCTAACAGACTCCACCACATTGGCAAAGTGCGAGGCTCCAAAGTCAGGAAGATCATCTCTATCAACACTTGTAATGACGAGGTAATTAAGTGCCATCACCTTGGCCATATTAGCGGCATTGGCGATTTCCTCCTGATTAATAACCCCTTTAGGATTTCCCGTATCGACATGGCAGAAGCGACAGGCCCTAGTACAAGTACCACCTAGGATCATCATTGTTGCAGTCTTCGCCGCCCAACACTCTGTTAAGTTTGGACAACTCGCCTCTTCGCAAACAGTCCAAATTTTATTATCTCTAAGATTCTTTTTTAGCTCAGTATAATTATCTCCACCCGGAAGCTTAATCTTAAACCAATCAGGCTTTTTTTCTGGCGTTGATTTCTTTTTTGCACGCAAGAGCTCTTGCGCCTTCTCGCGCTTCTCTCTTATCTTCTTTCGCTGTTGTTCGTAGTCGTAGTCCTGCACGTTACTCTTCCTCTAATTTCTTATCAGTATCCCTAATATGCGATAGCGGAGAATAAGTGTAAAGAAACAATGTATACTCAGAATTCTGTCCCCAGCCCTAGGCATTTTATGCCCCCACTACTCCCATTCTTTGGACAAATTGCCACTGACAACTTCCAATTTCTAACAACTTAGCGTTGGCATAGGGATTGCTTTAACAATAGGTGTAAAGGTCATGAAGACCTGTAGTGAAGAAAAGGAGTTTCTATGAAAGTTAAAATGACAACGTTATTACTTATTAAGCCACTCGTCATACTTGCCCTAGTCTTTGCTTTTAAACCAAGTGGAGAGATTGCCAAAACAGAAACTATGACTGATGAAGTCCAAAGTATGAGAGGATACTTTCTTGAAGACCAGAGTATGAAATTGGTCATTACTCACAAGAGAGTTCAAATCTTAAAGGGAAAAATACTTCAATCATCAAATGATATCATCACCAAACATAAGACGAAATTTGTAAAAATGGTAAAAGATTTTAATTTGGCCATCGCAGAGTTTGAGAAATTAACAGAGTATAAGTCAAAGAACTGGAACGAGAGTCGAAAGAAATTCATCGTTCTTATGAAGAATGTTGAAGATCAACAGATGAACCTACACCAGATCTTAAGTCAACGAAAAATGGTCAGTATCTAAGCTCTATTGGCCAAGCTCTGGCTCTTAATGCTATAAAAGGGCCATGAGAAAGTTACTGATTTTTATAATCAAAATATATCAGGTGGCCATTTCACCTCTCTTTGGGAGCAAGTGTCGATTTCATCCAACTTGCTCTCACTACACTCAAGAAGCCCTGGCTACACTTCCTCTATATAAAGCATTCTACTTAAGTTCAAAAAGAATTCTTAAGTGTCATCCTTTTCATAGAGGCGGTTATGATCCAGTTCCTAAAAATTAGTATCGCTTCTATCATTTGTTCAATCACAATCGCTAAGCCCATTGATTTCAAATTAAATAAAGACGAGCTCGTATCTATTAGCTTTAATCCAATATCTAAAGGAAGTGCATTTAACCTCAGTGAAACGCAGGCGATTACACCAGCTTCAACCCTAAAGCTTCTTAGTATGATTTATGCACTAAATACACTTGGAGAGAGTTTTACCTTTAAAACAAAATTCTTCTATTCTGGTGAAATCAAAAATAACACTCTTATTGGAGATCTCTACATAGTTGGTGATGGAGACCCCTACTTTAATCATCCAAGTCTTATTAACTTGGCGATGGCACTTAAGAAATTACGAGTTGAAAAAGTTGAAGGTAATCTTTATTACGATAATACCCTCTTCGCACAAGCCGATTCTATTTCAACTATGGGACTTGGTGACCAAACCTATAATCCAAGCTTAGGAGCACTCAACTCTGAATTTAACCGCTTAAGTCTTTGGACGAGAGCTTCTGAAGTAGAGTCTATTATTCCAGGGCTTCCTGTTAAGATTACAAAAGCACAGCAAGGCTTCTTTCCTACACAAAATTTTAGAAGTAGCGAATCTTCTAATGAATCTTGGTTTTTGAAAAAGGGAGCGAAACTTAAAATCAGAGAAGACCTTCCGGTAAGGGATGCTGGTATGTGGAGTGCTCACTTACTTAACTTTCATCTAAATACGCTTGGGATAAAAGTTAAAAGTATTCAGTCTAAGAAAGCTCCTTCAAAGAATTTAACTCTCATCACTTCTCTTGAGAGCCTCCCTCTTTGGAACCTAGTCTCTCTAACAATGGAATACTCTAATAACCTAATGGCGGAAGCTATTACACTTAGAGCATGTGCTCATAGAAATGTAAGCCCTATAACAATTAAAAATTGTGCTAATGACTATATAAAGTCTCTTGGACTTCCAAAAGACTTAAAAATCTTCAACGCTTCTGGACTATCAGTTGATAACGAAATAAGTGCAAAAATCTTATCTGAATTATTAAAAAATCATTTTTTAAAAGCTTGGAAAAATCATACTTTTTTAAGTCTCTTATCATATTCTGGACAATCCGGATGGATTAGAAATAGACTTGCTTCTCCTGACTATAACTTAAGAGTCTATGCCAAGACAGGCTCTCTAGATTTTGTTAATAATATTGCGGGATATATTAGAACCAAAAGTGGCCTTTGGTATAGTTTTAGTGTTTTACATACACAAGATAAGAAGCGAAATGCTATTAGCCAATTAAATAGAAAGAACTATAAAGTACTAAAAGATCAAACTGATTCATGGAGAAGAAGTTCTCTGGATAGAGTTGATCAGCTATTAGAAAACTTTATTGATAATAATTAAGGATTTTATATGAGTGATTTTATTTCAACAAAGCATTTTATTGGCTTTCCATGTACACACCGTCAGTGGAAAGCAGACTCTCACTGCAAATATGTTCACGGATACTCGAGATCATTTTACTTCGAATTTAAGTCTACAGAACTTACAAAAGAAGGATGGGTCGTTGACTTTGGTGGACTTAAAGAAATTAAGAAGTGGCTAGATTATATGTTTGACCATACTTTTCTAGCCTCATCAGATGATCCATTCCTTGAAACATTTAAACAACTAGATAAGGATGGTGTCATTCAATTGAGAGTTCTCCCGAATGCAGGAATGGAGGGAACAGCTCAATACGTTTACGATGAGGTAAACCCAATGATTAAGAAACTAACTCATAATAGGGCCTGGATCTCAAGACTAGAAGTCAGAGAGAATGAGAAGAACTCGGCAATTCTCATACCAAAAGATTAATTCAATTTAGAGATAAGAATTCAAAAAGAAGTTAGGGTTTAGCATTAAATTGTCAAAAGACTCAAAGTCTTTCACAACTCTAACTTCTTTAATATTTTTAAATTTTGGAAACTCTAACTCACTTCCGCCACCGAGTATCACAGTTATTTTAATATCGAGATACTTATCTAACTCTTTTAGATATGAAATCATACTCTTTCCATAATCCCACTTATCAGATGAGACAACTCCCATAACTATCGTCTCAATCTTTAGGGCATTCGTGGCCTCGCCTAAGCACTGAGCAGGGTGAGAAGCTCCAAGGTAGCTAGTTGAAACCCTATTGCTTCTACAGAGGATATCGGCAATTAGAATTGAGAGTTCATGTAAGTTACCATCAGGTGTCGCCAAAATGACCTTACTATCAGAGTCCGTAAAATTAGGAAGATTGATTTGTGCAATCTGATCTCTAATAAGAGTTGAGATGATATGCTCCTGTGTAACTGAGAAATCATCTCTGGCAACTTTCATTCCTATCTCTTGCATAACAGGTAAGACTACTTTAAAGATGAAATCCTTTGAGCTTGTGTTCAATCGCAAGTGTTGTAATTCGGCCAATACTCCATCGATTTTATAATCCTGTAAGTTTGCAAAGAGATTCTTTACGGAGGCACTCACAAAGTCCTCACACTCTACCACTATCTCCTTAGTGGACTGAACCATCTCTTTAAGCTCATCTAGCGTAAGCGGAGATAGCTTTGAAATAGACACACCTTTGGACAAGAGAGAGCCTATGAGTTTGGCCCTTTCCAAATCCAAGCGAGAGTAAACCCTTTGACCATTAGAGGCGCGGTCAGGGCTAAACACCTGATATCTTGTTTCCCAAGTCCTTATTGAGTGAACTTTTACACCACAGGCCTTTGATATTACTGATATTCCGATATTTTCTTTCATAATTACAACTTTCTTCACATTTTGGTTGATTATTTATTGTATAGTATAATACATAAACAAAAGCTAATCAACCAAGGAGATATATCTTGAAAATTCTTATTACTGGAGCCACAGGGCTTGTCGGAAAGAGATTACTTGAGAAGTTATTTTTAAGTGGGTTTGATGACGTTAGAATTTTAAGCACTAATAAGAATAGGGCCCAGAACTCTATCCCCTTTCCGGTTGAAGTCTTTGAGTGGTCACCGCTAGAAAATAAAATTTCAGATGCTGCTCTTGAAAATATAGATATCGTCTTTCACCTCGCAGGCGAAAGTGTTGCTGATGGAAGATGGAGTAAGCAAAGAAAAGAGAGAATTCTAAACTCAAGAGTTAATGGAACAAGACTCTTATTAGATAGTATCCAAAAATCAAATAGCACTCCACAAAAGTTCATCACTGCCTCGGCAGTAGGAATCTATGGACAAGATTTGAGTGATAAAGTTATCACTGAAGAGTCTCCACTAGATGATGATTTCTTAGCCGACGTGTGTAGAAGGTGGGAAAGCACTTTATTTGAACGAGATATTGAAGGTATGAAGGTTCACTCTCTAAGAACAGGTATCGTTCTTAGTAATCAAGGAGGAGCTCTACAAAAAATGCTCCCTCCCTTTAAAATGGGTGCAGGTGGAATACTTGGAAGTGGAAAGCAATACATGAGCTGGATACATATTGATGACCTCGTTGATGCATATATATTTCTAATGAAGAATGACTGCAAAGAGAAGGCCTATAATGGCGTCTCACCTACACCTCTAACAAATTATAATTTTACTAAAGTACTTGGTGCGGCCCTAAAGAGACCAACTATTTTTCCAGTGCCTGCCTTTGTATTAAAAAGTATTTTTGGTGAAATGTCAGATATTCTTCTGAAAGGACAAAGAGTTATACCAAAAGCATTAGAGGCAGAGGGCTTTGAGTTTAAATATGAGAAACTAGGTGACGCCCTAGATGACATACTCAAATATGAAGTGAGCGGAGAAGTTCTCTTTAAAAGATACCAGTGGGTCGAATCATCAAAAGATAAAGTTTTTGATTTCTTTAAAGAGGCCAAGAATCTAGAAAAAATAACTCCAGAATACCTAAACTTCAAAATACTTCATATGAATACAGATAATATTCAAGCAGGCTCACTAATTGATTACAAGTTACAAGTTCACGGCATCCCAATGAAGTGGAAGACTAAAATAAGTGAATATGAAGAAGGTAAATACTTTATAGATGAGCAGCTTAAGGGGCCATACTCAAAATGGGTACATAGACATGAGTTTATTCCTCACAAAAATGGAACGCTTATTTCAGACAAGGTAGTTTACAAGATCCCACTAGGAATACTTGGTAAATTAGCTGCAGGATGGTTCGTTAAAAAAGATGTAAACAATATTTTCAACTATCGAAATAAAGCAATTAATAATTTTATTTAATTTATGGAGAATGAAGAATGAAGACACTTCTTATCACGCTACTGTTAGTTTCATGTTCTACCTCAAGCGCAAGACACCTCCCACTAGATACAGTGAATTATGTGGATTTAAGCAAGTACCTTGGAAAATGGTATGAAATTGCAAGGTATGAACAGAAATTCCAAAAAGATTGTACAGCCGTTACGGCAAATTATAGCCTAAAAGAGAATGGAGAAATTGAAGTTATCAACTCATGTCGAAAGTTCACTCCAACAGGAGAACTTAAAACAGCGAAGGCTCGAGCATGGATCACAGACGATGAAACAAATGCAAAACTGAAAGTTCAGTTCTTTTTAAGAAGTATTCGTATACCTTTATTTGCAGGTGATTACTGGATACTAGAGTTAGATGATGATTATCAATATGCAATTATAGGAGACCCTTCAAGGAAATATCTTTGGTTTTTAAGTAGAACCGAGAAAATAGATAGTGATCTTTATGAATATCTAATCAAGCGAGCTGAAGAAATGAGCTTTGATACGAGTAAGCTCATAAAGACAATACACTAATCTTTAAAAAGGATTATTATGGAAGCGAACCAAAAGCCTAAAATTGCAATTAGCTCATGTCTACTTGGCAACTTGGTACGATATGATAAGAACCATTGCAAGGATAATTGGATTGTAAACGAACTCTCAAAATACGTTGAACTAGTCCCTATTTGTCCAGAAATGAGAATGGGACTAGGTGTCCCAAGAGAGGAAATACATCTCTATCATAGACCTGGAGAAAAAGATAAGGTTAGACTAAAAAAGAAATTTGATGGACAAGACCTAACAAGGTTGGCTGAAGAAACCTACGCAATGATGAACGAAGATATTCGAGAAGTTGAATATGATGGAATGATACTTACTAAGAAGTCACCATCCTGTGGAATTGATAGAGTTAAAACGATTGAAGAAGGTAGGCCTGATAAAGTTACTTGGTCAACAGGTCTATTCGCTAAAAATATTTTAGAAAATTTTCCAAGCCTTCCTATTATTGATAGCGGCAGACTTTTAAATAAAGATTTAAGAGAAAACTTTCTAAAGTCAGTCTTCGCTCATTTTAGATTTAAACAAGTTGAAAAAAATCTTTCAAGCTTCCAAGACTTTCATAAAAGATATAAGTATATTCTAATGGATCATTCTCCTAGTTCTTTAAAATCACTTGGGCAGATTGTTGCAAATGCATCCCTAGAAACAATTGATAGAGACTTCAATAAGTACTACAAGTTATTTTTTAAAACAATGAGTACGCCTTCGACTTCTCAAAAGAGATGCAACACTCTTCAACACTTCATGGGTTATTTCAAAAAGCATATTGATACAGATGAGAAAAGAGAAATACTTATACTTTTAGAAGATCTTAGAAAGGATATTATTAAATACTCCGTAATCTTAAAGTACTTTGATCTACTTACTAAGAAGTATAAAGTTAACTACTTAGATATTCAGTACTACTTCTCCCCCTACCCTAAGGAATTAAAACTTTTAAAGGATATATGAAAAAGAATAAAGATAAAGTTAGTATTTTTTGGTTTAGAAGAGATCTGAGAGTTGAGGACAATATAGGCTTATATCATGCCCTGAATAGTTCTTTTCCAGTACTTCCAATATTTATATTCGATAAGAATATTTTAAATAAGCTAGAAAGAGATGATTCGAGAGTAAGCTTTATTCACGAATGCCTTCAAAACCTTAGCGAAAAGTTTAGAAAATATGATGGAGACCTACTCACTTTCTACAATTCCCCCAAAAATGCTTGGAAAGAAATTTTTGAATCCTTTGATGTTCAAGAAGTCTATACAAATGAAGACTATGAACCCTACGCTCTAAGTAGAGATAAGTCCATTGAAGACTATTTAACAAGGAAAGGTATAAAGTTTCAATCCTACAAGGATCAGTGTATTTTTTCAAAATTTGATATTCTAAAAAAAGATGGAACTCCCTATACGGTATATACACCCTATAAGAATAAGTGGCTTGAAACCTTGCAGCCAAGTGATCTAGCAAGTATCAAATCAGAAAAGAACCTAAGTAAAATATATAAATTTAAATCAGAAATTCATTCTCTAATGAGTCTTGGTTTTACAAAGAGTCATATCTCTTTTCCTAAAAGAATTATTAAAAAGAAAATAATAACGAATTATCACGAAACCAGAGATCTTCCATCTATAAACGGAACATCTTTACTAGGCGTACACTTGAGATTTGGGACTATTGGTCCAAGAAAGCTTGCTTCAATTGCCTATCATACAAATAAAACGTGGTTAAATGAACTAATCTGGAGAGAATTCTTTTCTCAAATACTCTTTCACTTCCCACATGTAGTGAACGCTCCTTTTAGAGAGAAGTATGAATCTATAGAGTGGAGAAATAACAAGGAAGAATTCAAACTATGGTGTGAAGGCAGAACAGGATTTCCCTTAGTAGATGCTGGAATGAGAGAGCTTAATCAAACGGGTCATATGCACAATCGAGTAAGAATGTTAGTGGCAAGTTTTCTAGTTAAAGACTTGCTCATTGACTGGAGATGGGGAGAGAAGTACTTTGCAAAAAAACTTCTCGATTTCGATTTGGCCTCAAATAATGGTAATTGGCAATGGGCTGCTGGAACGGGATGTGATGCTGCCCCCTACTTTAGAATTTTTAATCCAACAACTCAGATAAAGAAATTTGACCCTGACTTAATATACGTAAAAAAGTGGGTACCTGAATATGGAAGCGATAATTACACTGAAGAGATAGTTGACCATAAAGAAGCTTACCATAGAGCAATATTCACATATAACAAGGCCCTTAAATAAATGAAAGATACTGGACTAATAAATATAACTGAAGAGGATTTTATAAATTATGAAGAGAGAAAAAGAGCGCGCCTTATAAATTCATTGTCAGGATTTAAATCTGCAAACCTCTTGGGCACTATCTCTTCAGATAAGAAAACAAATCTAAGTATTGTCAGCTCTACTTTTCACCTAGGTGCTTCCCCTGCTTTAATGGGGATAATAATTAGACCCGATATTTCCCCGAGACATACACTAGAAAATATTAGATCAGAGAAATTCTTTACTTTAAATCATGTTAATGAACATATCTATAAGAAGGCCCATCAAACAAGCGCTAGATATCCTAGAGAAACGTCAGAGTTTGATTCATGTAACTTAACAGAAGAATATCTAGAAGAATTCCACGCCCCTTTTGTTAAGGAATCAAATATAAAAGTGGCCTTAAAGCTCATCAGAGAAATTAAAATTGAAGAAAATGGGACACACTTTTTGATTTCAAGCGTGAAAAGTATTTGGGCACCAAAGTCAGCTCTTAGTGAGGATGGTCATATCAATATTGAAAATGCCGGGAGTATTTGTGTAAGTGGCCTAGATAGCTACCACTCAACATCTATCATTGAAAGACTCCCCTATGCCAAACCCTAGGTGACTGGAATTACATTCTTAACAATTGGAGGGCCGTATACTTCAAAGACAGCTCTTGTAGAAATTTCAATACGACCTAAACCTATCAAGAATGATGTTAAAAATTAAGGACTTATATTATTTACCGGAGTCCTTAATTGATAAAACTTTTAATACCAGCACTCATTCTATCCTCAGTCGTCCAAGCAAGTGAGTGCAAACTTGTTGATAATAACTCAATTGAGCCCAATACTATTCTAGGAAAGAAGTTAAGTGTATTTTGGAGCAATGAATACACTGGAGCAGATCTAGTAAAAAAAGAACTTCGAACTATTAACTGGAAGAAGCGAGTAAAGGTCTCTGTCTACGATAGTGGTTTTGAAAAAGATTTTATAAATCTAAATGAAGATACTCTCGTAGAAGCAAGTTATATGAGAAGAAATAGACGTCTTACTGCTCATCACGGAACAAGTGTTACGAATATAATTAATGGCAATGAAAGCTACGGTGTTAGTGAGCTCGTTGATTACCTTGGTCTAAGGAATGTTAAATTCGCCTCAACTTATAACCAAGAGTTTAGACGCTATGAAGAATTGGATACGTATCCAAAGATAATCTCAAACTCCTATGGATGGAGCAATACTAAGTCTATTCAAGAACTCTCATTCAAGGCAAAAGAGAGAGATATTCTCTGGTTCTTGGCCGCAGGGAATGATCACCCTAATAAAATATCAAATATAGAACAAGACTCTGGTGCCATTCTCATAGGCTCTTACGCCCCTAGTGGCCTACAGTCCTCATTTTCACAAGTATCGAATAAAGTCGTGACTCTTGCTGGAGGAGATGACTATCAAGCATCAATTGATGGGAAGGGAGTACATACTAATTTTGGAGGTACTAGTGGAGCGACACCTTTAGTTGCGGCTAGCATTGCAAATATAGCTGCCCTCATACCAAATATAACCTATGAACAAGTTGTAGAACTCATTAGAGCAACAAATCTAACGAGCTTTGAACAAAATAATCGACTACAATTCAAGCCTGGTTTATTTAATGCTTATAAAGCATTTCATGTTGCTAAGAAAATAGCTAAGAAATGTCATTATCATATTGATTCTAACGATACACTCTGTGTAACAAGTGAACTTAAGAATAGAGAAAATTTTAACTTTGCCCACCTTATTGATGAAGCACCTTTGGCCACAACAATTCTTTCTAAAGATTTAAGCTGTGAGAATAGAAAGCAAGATTTAGAGATCCTAAGAGGTCACGCTCTTTTAATAGATTCACCAATTCTTTGGGAAAGATTAGAGTCCGTTTACACTAATCTCTCTTATACAAAGAATGCTGAATTTTACGGGAACCTCAAAACGAGATTTGAACTCACTAGAATACAGATTAGACAGATGGAAATTGCAGCGATTAACGCATTAAAAGAAGAGAAGTTCTTTGAATCCTATTTTAGATACCAAGGTTTTTATACAGAGAAGTACCAGCTTGAATTAGTTGAGTTACTTATTGGTGAAAATAATTACAGCAAGTACTGGATCGCTCACTACTTATCTGAAATGAAAAAATCTCTTACAGAAGATGTTATAAGTAAACTTAAGTCCTCACTTGAAGATCGCTCAAGTGAGGTTAAAGAATATATTAGAAAGATTTTAGAATAGATTATGCCGCTCTATGATGGTGAGACTCTCCGTACTCACCTGCATACTTAGTATCCACTCCCATAATATGACTGATAAGCCAATTCTTTAAGAAGGCCACAAGTTTTTGCTTATCAACACTTCCATTTTTAATATCTACTTCATGACTTCTTAATACACCAAGTAGATTATCATGAATTTTCTTATGAGCATCGTA
Proteins encoded in this window:
- a CDS encoding YbgA family protein — encoded protein: MEANQKPKIAISSCLLGNLVRYDKNHCKDNWIVNELSKYVELVPICPEMRMGLGVPREEIHLYHRPGEKDKVRLKKKFDGQDLTRLAEETYAMMNEDIREVEYDGMILTKKSPSCGIDRVKTIEEGRPDKVTWSTGLFAKNILENFPSLPIIDSGRLLNKDLRENFLKSVFAHFRFKQVEKNLSSFQDFHKRYKYILMDHSPSSLKSLGQIVANASLETIDRDFNKYYKLFFKTMSTPSTSQKRCNTLQHFMGYFKKHIDTDEKREILILLEDLRKDIIKYSVILKYFDLLTKKYKVNYLDIQYYFSPYPKELKLLKDI
- a CDS encoding cryptochrome/photolyase family protein — encoded protein: MKKNKDKVSIFWFRRDLRVEDNIGLYHALNSSFPVLPIFIFDKNILNKLERDDSRVSFIHECLQNLSEKFRKYDGDLLTFYNSPKNAWKEIFESFDVQEVYTNEDYEPYALSRDKSIEDYLTRKGIKFQSYKDQCIFSKFDILKKDGTPYTVYTPYKNKWLETLQPSDLASIKSEKNLSKIYKFKSEIHSLMSLGFTKSHISFPKRIIKKKIITNYHETRDLPSINGTSLLGVHLRFGTIGPRKLASIAYHTNKTWLNELIWREFFSQILFHFPHVVNAPFREKYESIEWRNNKEEFKLWCEGRTGFPLVDAGMRELNQTGHMHNRVRMLVASFLVKDLLIDWRWGEKYFAKKLLDFDLASNNGNWQWAAGTGCDAAPYFRIFNPTTQIKKFDPDLIYVKKWVPEYGSDNYTEEIVDHKEAYHRAIFTYNKALK
- a CDS encoding flavin reductase family protein → MKDTGLINITEEDFINYEERKRARLINSLSGFKSANLLGTISSDKKTNLSIVSSTFHLGASPALMGIIIRPDISPRHTLENIRSEKFFTLNHVNEHIYKKAHQTSARYPRETSEFDSCNLTEEYLEEFHAPFVKESNIKVALKLIREIKIEENGTHFLISSVKSIWAPKSALSEDGHINIENAGSICVSGLDSYHSTSIIERLPYAKP
- a CDS encoding S8/S53 family peptidase → MIKLLIPALILSSVVQASECKLVDNNSIEPNTILGKKLSVFWSNEYTGADLVKKELRTINWKKRVKVSVYDSGFEKDFINLNEDTLVEASYMRRNRRLTAHHGTSVTNIINGNESYGVSELVDYLGLRNVKFASTYNQEFRRYEELDTYPKIISNSYGWSNTKSIQELSFKAKERDILWFLAAGNDHPNKISNIEQDSGAILIGSYAPSGLQSSFSQVSNKVVTLAGGDDYQASIDGKGVHTNFGGTSGATPLVAASIANIAALIPNITYEQVVELIRATNLTSFEQNNRLQFKPGLFNAYKAFHVAKKIAKKCHYHIDSNDTLCVTSELKNRENFNFAHLIDEAPLATTILSKDLSCENRKQDLEILRGHALLIDSPILWERLESVYTNLSYTKNAEFYGNLKTRFELTRIQIRQMEIAAINALKEEKFFESYFRYQGFYTEKYQLELVELLIGENNYSKYWIAHYLSEMKKSLTEDVISKLKSSLEDRSSEVKEYIRKILE